From a region of the Mycobacterium intracellulare ATCC 13950 genome:
- a CDS encoding SDR family NAD(P)-dependent oxidoreductase — translation MSRVAVVTGGGSGLGRSICTMLAADGHRVAVLDLNEEAATQVVAEIHEAGGKAVAAGVDVSEEASVHAAFDTVRAQFGPVEILVTSAAIGGFTRFDQITLAEWNRFLAVNLTGTFLSLQAGLADMVPAGWGRIVTISSAAGQQGAPRQGHYSATKGGVIALTKTVARDYAGKGVTANTIPPFAIDTPMLREQQRLEKLPPTEYLTRAIPAGHLGSPEDVAGLCSYLCTDAAGYITGQVIGVNGGAVI, via the coding sequence ATGAGCCGAGTGGCGGTGGTGACCGGCGGCGGATCGGGCTTGGGTCGGTCGATCTGCACGATGCTCGCTGCCGACGGGCACCGGGTGGCCGTCCTTGATCTGAACGAGGAGGCAGCCACCCAGGTCGTCGCCGAAATCCACGAGGCGGGAGGCAAAGCCGTCGCGGCCGGTGTCGACGTATCGGAGGAAGCGTCGGTTCACGCCGCGTTCGACACGGTGCGAGCACAGTTCGGCCCCGTCGAGATCCTGGTGACCAGCGCGGCCATCGGCGGGTTCACGCGGTTCGACCAGATCACCCTGGCGGAGTGGAATCGGTTCCTCGCGGTGAACCTGACCGGCACCTTCCTGAGCCTGCAGGCCGGCCTCGCGGACATGGTCCCCGCCGGATGGGGGCGCATCGTCACCATCTCGTCGGCGGCCGGCCAACAGGGCGCGCCACGTCAGGGCCATTACTCGGCCACCAAGGGCGGGGTGATCGCGTTGACGAAGACCGTCGCGCGGGACTACGCCGGAAAAGGCGTCACCGCCAACACCATTCCGCCATTCGCGATCGACACCCCGATGCTGCGCGAACAACAGCGGCTGGAAAAGCTGCCGCCGACCGAGTACCTGACGCGGGCGATTCCCGCCGGCCACCTGGGCTCGCCCGAGGACGTCGCCGGATTGTGCTCCTACCTGTGCACCGACGCCGCGGGCTACATCACCGGCCAGGTGATCGGCGTCAACGGCGGTGCCGTCATCTAG
- a CDS encoding SDR family NAD(P)-dependent oxidoreductase: MDDRFSMQGRVAVITGGGTGIGRASALVLAEYGADVVLAGRREEPLKATAAEIEVLGRRALAVPTDVTDAAACQSLVDTTLAEFGHLDVLLNNAGGGETKSLMKWTDDEWHRVLDLNLSSAWYLSRAAAKPMIAAGKGAVVNISSGAGLLAMPQAPVYAAAKAGLNNLTGSMAAAWTRKGVRVNCIACGAIRTPGLEADAERQGFDVNVIGQTNASGRVAEPDEIGYGVLFFASDASSYCSGQTLYMHGGPGPAGV; this comes from the coding sequence GTGGACGACAGGTTCTCGATGCAGGGGCGGGTTGCCGTCATCACCGGCGGCGGCACTGGGATCGGCCGGGCTTCGGCACTGGTCCTGGCCGAATACGGCGCCGACGTCGTGCTCGCCGGACGGCGGGAGGAGCCGCTGAAGGCCACGGCCGCCGAGATCGAGGTACTGGGACGGCGGGCACTGGCCGTGCCGACCGACGTGACCGATGCCGCGGCGTGCCAGTCCCTCGTCGATACGACGCTGGCCGAATTTGGCCACCTGGATGTGCTTTTGAACAATGCCGGTGGCGGTGAGACCAAATCCCTGATGAAGTGGACCGACGACGAGTGGCATCGGGTGCTGGACCTGAACCTGTCCAGTGCGTGGTATCTGTCGCGCGCGGCCGCCAAGCCGATGATCGCCGCGGGCAAGGGCGCCGTCGTCAACATCTCGTCCGGCGCCGGCCTGTTGGCCATGCCCCAGGCGCCGGTGTATGCCGCCGCGAAGGCCGGGCTGAACAACCTCACCGGCTCGATGGCCGCGGCCTGGACCCGCAAGGGCGTGCGGGTCAACTGCATCGCCTGCGGCGCCATCCGCACGCCCGGCCTAGAAGCCGACGCAGAGCGTCAGGGCTTCGACGTCAACGTGATCGGACAGACCAACGCCTCGGGTCGCGTTGCCGAGCCGGATGAGATTGGTTACGGGGTACTGTTTTTCGCTTCCGATGCGTCCAGTTACTGCTCGGGCCAGACGCTGTACATGCACGGCGGGCCCGGCCCCGCAGGTGTCTGA
- a CDS encoding cytochrome P450 has protein sequence MDDLYYDPWDVEIDLDPYPTYRRLRDESPLYYNERHNFWGISRYADVDAALKDTTRLSSAKGDILEVVLTDPVIPAGVFINEDPPVHTIHRAIVSRAFTPKKMRAIEDKVRAFCTACLDPLVGGERFDFVQDLGAELPMKTIGMLAGIPDSEQPAVRAHANAVLRNEAGKPMHVDKEHYFTGEMFGEYVEWREKHPSEDLITELLNVEFDDETGTTRKLTKQELVIFLAVVAGAGVETTGRLFGWMGKVLAEHPDQRKELAEDHSLIPTAIEELLRFEPPGPHVARYVATEDVAFQEQIVPAGSAILLMLASANRDERRFEDPDRFDIRRKPGGHLTFGRGAHFCVGSPLARLEGRVALEEVLKRFPEWTIDMDNARRSRTSTVRGWDSMPAIVG, from the coding sequence ATGGACGACCTGTACTACGATCCCTGGGATGTCGAGATCGACCTCGACCCCTACCCGACGTATCGCCGGCTTCGCGACGAATCCCCGCTCTATTACAACGAGCGGCACAACTTCTGGGGCATCAGCCGCTACGCCGACGTCGACGCGGCGCTCAAGGACACCACTCGCCTGAGCTCGGCCAAGGGCGACATCCTCGAAGTCGTGCTCACCGATCCGGTGATCCCGGCAGGCGTCTTCATCAATGAAGATCCCCCGGTGCACACCATCCACCGCGCCATCGTGTCGCGCGCATTCACACCGAAGAAGATGCGCGCCATCGAGGACAAGGTGCGCGCGTTCTGCACCGCCTGCCTCGATCCGCTGGTTGGCGGTGAACGCTTCGACTTCGTCCAGGACCTCGGGGCCGAACTCCCGATGAAAACGATCGGGATGCTCGCCGGCATCCCGGATTCCGAGCAGCCCGCGGTGCGCGCCCACGCCAACGCGGTGCTGCGCAACGAAGCCGGCAAGCCTATGCACGTCGACAAGGAGCACTACTTCACCGGCGAGATGTTCGGCGAATACGTCGAGTGGCGCGAGAAGCACCCGTCCGAGGACCTGATCACCGAGCTGCTGAACGTCGAATTCGACGACGAAACCGGAACTACGCGCAAGTTGACCAAGCAAGAGCTGGTCATCTTCCTCGCCGTCGTCGCCGGCGCCGGCGTCGAGACCACCGGTCGGCTGTTCGGGTGGATGGGCAAGGTCCTCGCCGAGCACCCCGACCAACGCAAGGAACTCGCCGAAGACCACTCCCTGATCCCGACGGCGATCGAGGAACTGCTGCGCTTCGAGCCGCCCGGGCCGCACGTCGCGCGCTACGTCGCGACCGAGGATGTCGCGTTCCAGGAGCAGATCGTGCCGGCCGGCAGCGCGATACTGCTGATGCTCGCCTCGGCCAATCGCGACGAACGGCGCTTCGAGGACCCCGACCGGTTCGACATCCGCCGTAAGCCTGGCGGACACCTCACCTTCGGTCGCGGCGCCCACTTCTGCGTCGGCTCACCACTGGCCCGCCTCGAGGGCCGCGTCGCGCTCGAGGAGGTGCTCAAGCGATTTCCCGAGTGGACCATCGACATGGACAACGCGCGTCGTTCGCGCACTTCGACCGTCCGGGGCTGGGACTCCATGCCCGCGATCGTCGGCTGA